TACTTCGTCAGCTTAACTTCAACTTTGAATTGTTCATAAAATGGCAGCGGCTTCTACATTCTTGCCACAATTGATCATCTTGTTGATTCATTAACTGGTCATTATTTTCTCCCAAGTTGaagcaaatattaatttgtgaGACAGTCAAAAGCAGTCTCTTCAATTTTGTATGCGGCTCTTTCCATTCAATCCCATGTATACAGCtgtaatgtaaataaatttctaataataaagcttaaataattttttttcaccttGGTgtcaattttctaatttctaaattGAGGCTACTATTTTCTCCATCTTGTGTAAGAATTCCATCTGATTTTCAAAAACATTAATTCAGATCAATCATTGGAGAAAAAGGGTCTCAACTTTGTGTCATACACCAAGTGTTCATAAAATACAACAGAGTGAAGCAAGTGGAAAAAATCTGCCGTGCACATCCACATCCTAAAATTGATCATTATAGGGTCATATGTTCAGATGCCATGtggaaagagaaaaatctGAATAAATTGGCAATAGACAAGGAGAAAATAGTTGTATGCCAATGTAGCAAATTGGCTACCTCCGAAATATTCTATGATCACAAGgaaagatgaaaaagttcaATCTATACGAGTCCATATGaatctcttttctctttttcacaAAATGTGGAATTGAAGCATATTTCTTCCAGTATTACAACGAGAGTAAATTTCTAAACAAGTGTTGAGAGGCTTCAAATTTACATAAATTCTCAGTagattgttaattataatcATGGGCCTATCATAGGCCTAGGAGGGACTTCAGCCTcctttagaatttaaaatttatttcaacatattatatttggtccattaaaaaatttaaaaccccttctaaatttacaatttattttttcaaatatgttttatgtttgGGCCATTTCTTAGTTTTTTATATGTGTTTTGGACTTGAAAGTGGTGCCCCCCTCATAATTCAATCTCatggttttgaattttcaaaaatatcaaGCCAAAAGTCAATAGTTTTTAACTTATTCATTAGCCAATCGATTTCAGCACCctttcaaaaacaaatttgcacattctcattctcacATTCAtatcaaaaatgaagaaattattaaGGTTTTcttatatgaattaaatagGTTCAGCTGAGTTGGAGTTATTTGATCAACTAAATTTCttactattaatttatggtaagttttttatgtttgcctcgaataataatattcatttaaGTCATTActtgaaaacaacaaaattttaaattattgattaagTTAACAATGAAGTTATTATAGtatataacttttttaaaactgaaaacaaGTCGAGGATTGTTGCCAATGTGTTgaaaatcattaattcaatGAAGTTCAATAATTTTGCACTTATTCTTTTcggataaaatttttttttcaaggtCATGACTATCTTGGAGTTGCTTTAAAGTTGAGTACAAATAATAACCACACATGCAAAGTGATAATTAGTAAAAATCATGTTATACCTTTAATCGTCTGGCTATGAAAGAGTGTTTTATTGTAAAGTGGTTCCAACATAATAGAATTCGTTTTTCAATTGTATTATAGTAAGACgctactaaataaaatttttgggtCTCTTACTGATGATAATATATCTAAGGAGTAGATTGTTACAAAAACAAAGCAACTACATATAGCTCTTTAACGTCattttagtaaaatatatattttcatagtAAATAACTGCACTGTCACCAAAATTTTAGCCATTGTTTATAAGGGGTTTCCTGTTCTGAACTGAGTGCAGCACTGCAGTTGTGGCCGTTAGTGCCTGCATGCATGCACGTTCACACTTGTCTACTTGCATGCTTTCAAATCATGGCCAAACTCAGACACCGAAAATTGCAAGCTGATTGTAAGATACATGtattcatataaaataattagataaaacgttgataaaaattatcatcaattagtgttgattattcaattataaatagaaaaaactGGTATTgatatatgatttttcaatatCTTGTCAGTATCTGTTTCTTTAATATCTTTCAttgcaaaaattataataatggtaaaaattcaaaatctataAAAGAAAGTAAACCTTCATTCTCGATATCACGCAGCTACTACTTGTGTCAACTCTAATGCcatatttgtgtttttttatattgacTAACGGCGTtccaaaattacaattttttttaaaatctaattagCACCACATTTCTCAcactatatattttatttaaattttcttagaCTATGACCATCATATTCTAagcataaatttattattcaaaatagaGAGTacagattattttaaaaagcaaaaatcataTCGAATATTGATGATGTGCACATGATGTTTGCTCTCAAGTCTCAATTGTCTAAGCtccaaaaaagaagaagatgaaagtGCAATGTAAACATTAGAACCAAAACTTGAACGGCATCAAAGATTTTCACCGAAccctttaattaattcatgtacAAGTGTAAAAACTATAAAAGATATATAAagctaattaaactaaatgtaGATTAACAAAAACCCAAGAAGAATAAGTTAAAATCCCATTGATAAAATACTAATTAGCTATACATATACTTGATCGATCAGCTGTGAGTACACTGGTCACCATGAACCATTATTCAAACGAGAAGTAAGATTGAGGAATTCATCTTCACCACAAGGAATGGTGATGCCGTGCATTCTATAATCAAAACCAAACTCTTCTTCAGCTTGACTCAACAAGGCCTGGAATAAAGGATGCTTCAAATACGATATCGGCACGACAAAacgcttcttcttcttgtcttCCTGTCCCACATAAATTGCAAAATGCCCCTTTGGGACATCCGAAGCTGTTGATGTTTGATATGATGAGAATTGCTGCTGCTTATTATTAGATGACAATCGTCGTCTAATAATTTGCTTTGCATGAAGAACCATATCCTGCATTTTAATACCCATTTTTCCTTTACTGAAAATGATCAatgtgataaaattaatactttgaattgatgataatttctcaaatggggttgtttatttatatatagggGAAGAATAATgttgaaacatatatgttGTGGCATGGATGTTATATATGTAGCCACTAGCAAGCAAGATGTACGTTGTccttgcattagagaaattattAGAATGTGTGTAATTGTGTACAATCATAACGCCCACTTGGAGAAATTGGGTCCCAAGAAATGAAGAAGTGAAAACAAAGGCTATTTTTAGCAAATCCGCCCACTGTTTTTCACATCTGGAATTGGAAAGGCCATTAATTTCTCTGAGCATGTTATTGATGTCAGTGGCAGTGGCtcaatcaaatataaatgattgTTGCTCCAGATCCGAAAATTCATCGAGATTCATGGGTTACAACGTACTAGCTACAAGTATCTTTCTTATCATGATAACATGGAACTTTGAAACTGGCTTTTTCTAGTTCTTAATTTGTTGTGTGCCCATACCTTGATCCAGTGGCTACCTACAATCTAATAAATTCTGCTTTCAGTGTACCTTTCCAACATGCCCATGAATTTGAACTTATATTATGGTTAATAAAAGGATAGGTAGGTCATTGCTATGATCCGTATGTTGAAGAGATTATCTACATTGGCTAATAATATATGTgagtgtgtatatatatagttcaTGAATTAAGAATATGTATATAGATTTAAGGTAAGCCTTAATTCTATTagttaacttttaaatatgagttaAGTTTACGAACTTCTATAcggtattataattaaattaatgcgTAAGTGGAAACTACACTAGTTTTTCAGTTGACAAAAATCAGATAAAAAGACCAGTTTATACGGCAGAAAGCATTTGAGGAGATTATGTTATATAATAGTTCACgagctaaaaaaaataagcttAATGATACTCTAGACTTTATGAACTTCTAAGTATTAGTTAGAtccatcaatttttatatatattgttatactgtcataatttttttttcaaatttcataagttttATGTTGCATTTTGCAAATTTCTCTTATGATACAAGAAACATGTGagacaaacaagaaaaaatcgGTGacattcaattaaaaatttggtaCGGTATCCTACTGGAGTTGATGCAAGATACATTGTCCCATGATAGGTTTAAGGCAATCCTTAATTCTATTAGTTAACTTTTTAATATGAGTTAAGATTATGGTCTTCTATATGGTAtcgtaattaaatttatgcacAAATGGGAACCACACTACCTTTCCACTTGACAAAGATCAAGCAAAAAGGATGGTTTGTACATGGCAAAAAGCGTTTGAGgaaattatgttatataatAGTTcatgagttaaaaaaataagtttagtgCAACCCTAAAGTTTATGAACTTTGAAGTATAAGTTAGATCCATcagtttttatatatatgactctaatattataatgaca
This window of the Citrus sinensis cultivar Valencia sweet orange chromosome 8, DVS_A1.0, whole genome shotgun sequence genome carries:
- the LOC102619295 gene encoding auxin-responsive protein SAUR21-like — protein: MGIKMQDMVLHAKQIIRRRLSSNNKQQQFSSYQTSTASDVPKGHFAIYVGQEDKKKKRFVVPISYLKHPLFQALLSQAEEEFGFDYRMHGITIPCGEDEFLNLTSRLNNGSW